The genomic DNA cctgttaattttcttttgaccTCCCTGCAAACTTTCTATTAGCATTTGATTTAGTATGCTGTCACACAACATGGTCCCTTATCCCAGGAAGTCCACTCTCCAGAGGATTATTTTGGGGTTCCTTTTCCTTTGTAAATCCTCAGACCTGTGCCTGATCCAGACAGCAAACATAGCCTGTCACCAAGTATGTCCATTGGTTTTATGCTGATTGAATTAGCCTGGAGGCATGCAAACACAATGGTCTACTAGAGAGATAAGTGTTTACTACCCCCTTCCTGCCTAGAATCTGCTTATCACCttctggtgacctgccttaacttACCTGCTTTAAGAACAtagttttcaggatcagggccgcccagagctaggggcaagtggggcaatttgccccaggccctgggctcagcAGGGGCCTCGCGATCCCTGGCCTagtggtggtccgggtcttcggatGGCATTTCGGTgacagggggcccttcagtgctgccaaagatgaggagcgactgaagggcccctcgcTGCCAAAATGCCCCTCGAGCCCTGGCCTGGTGATGTTCTGGGGCTTCAGCGGgatttcggcggcagggggcccttcagtcgcttcgggtcttcggcagcatttcggtggtggggggcccttcactgctgccaaagacatggagcgactgaagggctccccaccgccgaaatgccgtcGAAGACCCAGACCGCGGCTGGGTTtgtacaagcactgcagctcccctACTTTGCCcgaggcctcctgaatcctctgggcagccctattCAGGATACATACATAACTTTACACATTATCTTCACATACTTTAACAATGATTaagatgaccagtgtgacacatgCTTTCGGTAGAGACATTACATGACTCCTTTTGAtgaacccaggggatccctgtaactCTATctacaggggtgaaagtaacttacaggacttaccggtactgccagagtcctgagtggagcgtggcctcatccagaagaggcatggcctctcaagatttaaaggccttggaGAACCAggtgtggctgggagacccagggcctttaaatcaaccctgggctcccagctgaagaggtgactgggagccccctggggctcagagccaaattaaagggcccggggctctggccgccagggggaactctgagctttgcagggctggggcagggatttaaagggcccagagctcctgccgctgagggaagcccagagccctttaaatcctggccccagcctggctgccagagccgcagccaggattcaaagggctctggcctgcccgcagcggcggggagctctaagtcctttaaatctcagctgcggccaggatttaaagggctcagggctgtccgcagctgcgggcagcccagagccctttcaatccccaccGTGGAAGTTGATgtggtccagcacggcgtactggctcttgccggtatgccggaCCGgcccggcttactttcacctctgactgtatgtatgtgtatgtgtatgaatgtgtcacaaacaatgcagctgcagcctgccactgaCCAGCCGTGACCCCAGCAACcagcccctgtgggctgctgccatcagagagccagcaggtgccgctgggctggatctgccaaggagtaagtaaccaaggcaaaaaccacagggAGGGTTccgggtgtgggggggagagtcAGAGGTGAAGGAAGGACAACTGGTCTAgacttcatgaaatatacaagatatttagagaaagttttgaCAATTTCAACCTCTGCATTCTACagacaggacaaaacaaaaagagatctgaaatGGCACCtgatgtcctaaggacatttcaggtgtttaaatcaatgtataaaaagagggtggattggaatgaaaactactatttttttcaaaggatgcacaataatttccctgaacattcagttttcccctccaatccatttgtggttttgtctatgagggctatttgctttccctgtgaatctttagttgctttagcaaaattgcattacccaaaataaaccctaatcatcatgacaaatctttccaccatgttctccatgtttttgagttgtttttttaaaactgtaacatttcaaagaggatctgaaAGCAGTTtagacatcacaaccatgatcctctgctgagGAGGGAATGGGACAGAtctgaacttggaaatggtttctgattttgattgtgtttaggagatcccctcatcccaggagcagaaaagaactgcccctgccatggtcacacacacccaacaacaactgggagtgaaattaacaaggatgccagaaacagctTCTAaatctgggcactgaactgcacagggaacagccgagtttaaactgttcttttgcaggcagcagcagcaggcatctcagccagtcttCCTACTGCAAGCTAAAGCTAGAAGAGAACCCCTGCTGgggttggaggggtggggaggaatgcaaagccttgtctgcagcctgactggaggagggggagggaagatccGAGAAatcaatgtgacagtgagttttccccttccacctgcttttattagctctggatttaagctgtgcagccaaatgcttgtatttgttgtgtatattagtattggagagatcccctcatcctgggggagAAAGGAATGCCCCTGCCATAGTCAACCAAGCCAGCCACCCAGAGGATCATAGGGGCCTGAGGCAAACGCAATTCGAGGAGccctccataaaaaaaattgcaaactaTATTGTCTCGTGGGGGCCCTGCGTGGCCCAGGCCAAATTTGCCGCCaccttgcccctgcccccaagGGGACCCTGGGAAAAAAACGTTCTGCATCTTGCACAAATCCAGTGAGAAACTTCTTACAAGGTATCATGGTTCCAGCATCACTTAGTGCTAAAAGCATGTAAACCTCATgtaaaaaggttgttacaaacgTGTGCCATCAAAACTGTTTCTGGAGCGAAAACTAGGGGTTTCATAAAAAGCAGGAGAAAAGTCACTGAAATGCTGCTTTCCTGCAAAATTGTGTTGTTTATTTAATAAAGTCGAGTAATAGTCTGGCCATAACCTGAAATATGTGTTGGTGGTTCAGACGTGTTGGGCAAGATATAATTGCTGCTGTGCTGTGGTTTGACTTGTTTAAAAGAAACTAATGAAAAAACTTTCTTATGTGCTGAAAAAAAGATCCAAGATACTTTTTTGGATTTTACACCTCAGTGTACCAAAAGCTCTAGAGTCCATCGCAGTCAGGATCTGTCCAGTTTGCGATACTTCTGTTGCTTCTCTTGACTCATACTTCTCCAAAACTTTGGGTCATTTAGGTTATGATATAAGAATAGATTCCATACTGGGGTCTAAATCCAAAGCGTCCACAGCCCAGTTATCCTTGTCTCTCGACATTGCCTCAATTGCAATTGGCCCAATGTgtgggagtaaacctaacagagtaagatcagtgatctctctctgCCAGCCTATCTCCACCTCTGCACAAACAGAGACTAGGCGACACCAAGGTTCTTTAACCATCTTACCTGGCTTAATAGCCATAATGGACTATAAGCTACATGCATTTACTGTTCCTAAGACTGGGCTCATGGGGTCCTCACGAAACTTGGACACGGTTACTGGTGGGTGTCTTCAGTATAGGCTTATGAATCACTCAtgactgagcatttgagcttgttccaaaCTGGATGAGCCTATGTGTGAAAATGAGATGCCTCCAAAATAGCcaatgcatggaatggaacaaaTGGTggttaaaaaatataattaactcCAGGGGCAAACGGGGGTCGGGAACCTTCTCGGACGGGGGGTCATGTAGGTTCTGTCCTGGGGGTCGGAGCTGTCCAGCCTCCCACCTCAAGACCTGCTTGCCACAGCTGTTATAATAGTTGATATATATcgaaaagtgttttcaatttaagGTGGGTCACACTCACAAGTTGCTAAATGTGAAAGGGCTCCACCAGCAACAAAATTTGAGACCACTGGAATTAGACCCTCTTGGAGCCTCAGAAATGTAAGGGGGAAGTGCTCCCTTTGGTAGGTTGGGAAGGAGTAAGTGGTAGATAGATTGCTCTTCTATGTGAATCTCCTGCCGCCAGtgacaattttaaatgaagctacccccCCCTGACATGAAATCTCCCTATGTCACTAGACATAAATATAGATATAACTTGGcaatttgagaagtgaaagggatggtagccctaatggaaaagctaacagcttggctcttctgcaagcctcaaactgctgaatgagctttagggtagggaaggctgtgcctcccaaacagcctcaaactgctgaatgagctttagggtagggaaggctgtgcctcccaaacagcctagccctgccccctatctgacccccaccaacttcctgccccctgactgcccacccccctcagaatccccgatccatcctgctccttgccccctcaccgtcccccagagaccctccactaccaccccaggaccccacccctgctccctgtcccctgactactccAACCCCTATCACTCCCctcactgagtcctgacagacccccaagAACtcccacgatccaaccccccaTTTCTTGTCCTCTGACCGCATCCCcatcctctgctccctccctatccctagactccctgccccttagctgtcccccccaagccctggccccttacccctggctccctgctcacccggagcctcagtgcatcgaGGAGCTTCGGTCAACAGAGGCAGCGTCTCCTGAGGGACCTGAGCCCCACCGTGCTCAGAGCCgcgtgggaagggggcagggctgggagctccacGCTCAGCTACTTCcactcagcctggagcttgcagccccaccccctcaccacgtggctctgagtagggaggggctgaggggtcctgctggagccacgctgcagctgtccaggacgctgctggatgggctgaggcttcgggagaggggaggggaggagacaggGCCGGGGATGGAGCCTCAGCAATGCTCGTGAGGGCCCCTGCGGAGtttgaggcctggggcaaattgccccacttgcccctccccgggcggccctgaaACACACATCCCCCCTTGATCCCCTCCctccagctactgtgagtgaaattaacaaggatgcctgaagcctagccctgggggctgaaccatcagggaacagttGAGTTTAagctattcttatgcagggagcaggcttctttcaccctccctcagtcagtctccttttcttaccagtcctccgTACCGGCCCATAcccgcttactttcacctctgtctatCTACCTCTGTGCGcgctgccagttggcaccaagaggttTCTAGATCAGAGTGCCTAACCTAATGCAATCACCCAAGCATTAGCTGATAACAAGTATAgtgtttttctttccaaaagaaGATGTGTTCTTTGAAGAATATTGAGGTGGAACAGCAAAAGGAACTTGATTCCAaggaaaagtaaaaaacaaacaaataacaatCCTTGGCCTGTGTGATCTGGGTTACTCCTGGGCACAGTACAAACCGCTACCAAGACCCTAGTCAAGTGTAACAAAAGAGGTTTGTTTGACTGTCACAGCCTTATCCCACAACAAGCAAGGCATGGTAAAAAACAATAGTCGCTCATCAGGCCTATCTTTCTTCAGGGAGACTCTGGCAATAGGCAGTCTCTCAAGCTGTTTCCATCATATCTAAGGTTTACAGGTTGATTCAGTGGCACTCAGCAccaccactatacaaattgttccagaaccccGGTCTCAGAGGTCAGCCCTCCAACTGAGCTATGCTCTCctctcccaacccctccccccagcccaacACCTGGAGGGCAGGTACAGTGAAGTAAGGCTGTGTTAACCCTTTCCCGACTAGAGTGGAACCCCATCACGTCTGTTACCATAGTATGTAGAAATATATGTGTAAAGACTCATAAGAAtctgaaaagtaaaaataaaagaaaataaataaaaaatgacagAAGATCAAGAAGTTTCAAGCCTTTCTTTTGCTGTTACTATTGAATatctcaggccctgatcctcacTCCACAGCAGTTTTACACCATGGAGTACATGGCAGTAGCCCTAAATTTTCTTACTGAAAGAAGTCGTACAATATTCAGGTCTGACATGACAGTAAATCATTGTTTTGCAGCACATACAACTTAATAATGATTTTTTACACCTTGTCATCTTATTGTCCCCGTCCTTTACCACAGGGACTTTTTTTACTTAGGAAGATCAGTGACCCTTCTTCAGACTTTGTGcttatctacactagaaacttgtGTAGGTGAAACTGTACTAAGGCTATAAATGGAATTTTTGTTCATAATGTTTCCCAGATGTATTTAAATTTGATTCATTTCTATGCTTCATTGTGTCCCACTGTATACCTCTCTGATCACTCGGACACTGTGTCCAATGCATTCTTTTGCTTATTTGAAGTTTTGCCTGGTTGCTAAGTTTGATGCTCACACTATAGGCAATCTTCACATGTGCGATGGGGGTAATGTTTTTACTTTCTACTGATGGATAGAGTGGACAGGAGGATGAGGttagaattttttatttctgcCCAAGGCAACAGAAAGACTCAATCTAGCATGGCAGCTTGCCTAATGTACTTGGATTTGATATACTATCAGTACTTCTTCCGATGGAGAATCCAGAGAAGTTAATGTCACCTCTCAGATGACCccatcatgagatttttttctctcctctgttgctGGGATAACAGTGTAAGGTTTATTCAATCTCGTCTCAACCCAGTTAACTGTGATTCTTGATAGTTGGAAGAAATAATTCCTGCActgttagtttttctttttttcctggtaTTAGAATGGCTTGCTCTAATATTATAGCAGTTtccaaaataaaactgaaggatCAACAGCTGGTGAATGAATGAAGCGAAGTTGAGTGTCACTGTCGATAGAAGTAGTGAGTATCATAGATGCGCTGAGTGAGAAAAAACACTTACACACATTCTTAAGTACATCTCTATTCAGGACAGCCCATAAACATGCGCTTTAGGGCTGTCTTGAATATAGCTGTTTTCCTGAATAGGGGACAGAGATTGTGGACTTCTTAGATTAATGAAAAAGGCATGCATAGTGAAATATTCAGATGCTGGGAACGTACTTACTGCTACTGTCCAATAACATACCTCATGTGTACCTCGATTGGAAAGTTCATTAAACATAGTGTATTCTTGTCATGGAAAAAGTTTACTAATATGAAACTCGGTTGGGGGCAAAACATTATGTTATTTGgctttgttttgttaaatatgCTGATTATAGTATTCAAGAAACTAAGTCATTCAGTTCATACTTTAGACCGCACTGATTTCATATGTAACATTTGCTAGTGTGAACCccttttgttgtatttttatatataagccCTCATTTGTTAAGTCAATTAAAAgcttcctattgacttcagtgggttttggatcaggctcacaCAGATTATTTTACTGTTACCTATAAGCAATCTGTTCTTTAACTGTAACTGTACAATCCTACACCACACTTCATACTTTATCTTGTTTGTGACACAAAAACATAAGTACAATCTGAGTGACgtgcagtgattttaaaaaaagcactatGCTACAGACCAGTTTTCATATCTAACAATGTGtttatatacaaataaataaacaatagaaaactagtagataaaatacttaaataattaCTTAGTtgctcatttattttataaagagattttactgtatttggaagttttaaaaaaaggacattttctgGTAAGCGCATTCATAGGAGACTAGAGATGTGGCAAGATAAATCTCAAAGGTCTGGTCAGAAAGTTGTATTGCAGAACTTGCAGCAGACCAGATGTCTCAACTTTTTCTGACTCTTTTATTAACATTTACACTGTAAAAGCATATAATCATAGCCAGAAAAAAAACTGGGAGTATAGACTGAGGCCACATTCAAATTCAGCATGATACTTAAGTATacatgtaactttaagcatgtaaacAGTCTCATTGACTTCTTTGGGACTAATCATGCTTAAAATTGggaatgtgcttaagtgccttgctaaATCAGGGCCTAAAATTTTGCTTAAGAACATGACAATTATGTGTGATTACAAGGTAAGCTGTAAGctatcttgttttttttaaatatattgctgATTTTATATCACATgccacacagaaaaatgatgatTAACTTGGTGATGAGAGAAGAGGAAACAATTTACCTTTGCTTTTaatcaaacagcatttttctcatTCAGGAACATCGGGAAAACAGGGATGCAAAAACCATTCTATTTCAGAATCAGATTGCTATCCTCACAGTAGGGTGATTATATTATTCAGCACAAACTGATAATATTAGTGCTTTAAAAGTTTActaacaccatttaaaaaaaaggcattgACAATTTGTATGCAGATATGATTGTTCTGGAAGGTAAGTGACAAGTGTGTCTAGTATGTGAAACCAAGTTCGAGTCTGCCCAATCTAGCTGCTTTGAGAAAGATGGACATTGAGTTGAATAATGGCAGCTCACTGAATGTTCCAAAAATCACTATGAGAACTGCTTTGATCATTTGTAGTtcagtatttttctgtttttttctttcaggatttcggttcagattttcaaagctgcctaaataAAATTGACAGGAATTGGGCTTTCCAACTCTGTTGGTTGCATTGAAAACCTCACCTTTTCACTGGGCAGAAATAAAGTGTCAGTATCATTTCCCAGAGTTTTCATGTTGTGAGCTATGTTCAGAcacagtgttttttaaaagctctggTCATTCCTGGTACAAGTCTACAGTAGATGTCCCAGAATCAAAGATGCTGCGAGTTAAAATTAGTTTCACTGCCTTCCTGAACCAACGGTAGGAAAACACATAAATCAAGGGATTGCAGGCTGAATTAAAGTAAGCAAACCAGATAAAGACATCAAAGAGAACTGGTGGGGTAATGAAATTTAGAAGACAATCTACCATGGTGTCTATAGTAAAGGGCAGCCAGCAAGGAGATAGATTCCTATATCTGTACCAAGAGTTTTAGctgcctttctttccctctttgaTGCTCCTAAGTGTAGCCCACATCCAGCACTCTTGTTCATGTTGCTTATCTGTCTAGCTTGCCTGTTTGCcacaataaatattttcacaTACAATGTTATCATTATGAGGCAGGGGAAGAAGAAGACAGGGAAGTTCAACCAGCCCCAGAGCTTGTTGAACAGCAGCTGACATCTACCAACACAGGGCATGTCTTGTAAGAAATGGCCCAATCCTTCTTCAATTGCATTGGTATAGAGCAAGACAAAAGTATAAATCATGGGGACCCCCCATCCTATCACTATATATACGCATGCCATTCTTATGGTAAACTTAGTGGGGTAGAGCAAAGGATCACAGATAGCATAGTGACGATCAATGGAAATAAAACACAGATGAAATATAGAGGTCAAACAAAAGACAGTGTCCAGAAAGGTATGCAGCCTACAAAAGTCATCTCCAAAATACCAGCAGCTCTCCACAGATCGGATGGTGCTGAAGGGCAGCACCATTATCCCCAGGAGGAGATCTGCAAGGGCCAGGGAGAGTAGTAAGAAGTTGGTGGGGGTATGTAGGGTATTGAAGTGGGAGACTGCAATCACCACCATCAGGTTCCCCAGTACGGTGAGCAGCATGCCCATGGCACAGGACATGTAGATGGCCAGCTGGATGCCAAAGGAGTGAAGCGTTCTGGAGCAGGAACTATTCACTTCATAGCACAATGGAGTGGCCACCACTTCATTAGCACCTGGCTTCTGGACAGAGCTCATTTCTTCCTTACCAGCTGTATCCACCTTCTCCAGCTCTTCCACACTTCAAATAAATGACTGCTTTTAATGGGGATCCAGATGCTTTATCTTCTATGTGAAAAAGAATAAGAAATAAGGTAGGAGGGAAAGAAGACCACATGTTCATGAATACATTGAAGAGT from Chelonoidis abingdonii isolate Lonesome George chromosome 3, CheloAbing_2.0, whole genome shotgun sequence includes the following:
- the TAAR5 gene encoding LOW QUALITY PROTEIN: trace amine-associated receptor 5 (The sequence of the model RefSeq protein was modified relative to this genomic sequence to represent the inferred CDS: inserted 1 base in 1 codon), yielding MSSVQKPGANEVVATPLCYEVNSSCSRTLHSFGIQLAIYMSCAMGMLLTVLGNLMVVIAVSHFNTLHTPTNFLLLSLALADLLLGIMVLPFSTIRSVESCWYFGDDFCRLHTFLDTVFCLTSIFHLCFISIDRHYAICDPLLYPTKFTIRMACVYIVIGWGVPMIYTFVLLYTNAIEEGLGHFLQDMPCVGRCQLLFNKLWGWLNFPVFFFPCLIMITLYVKIFIVANRQARQISNMNKSAGCGLHLGASKRERKAAKTLGTDIGIYLXCWLPFTIDTMVDCLLNFITPPVLFDVFIWFAYFNSACNPLIYVFSYRWFRKAVKLILTRSIFDSGTSTVDLYQE